In the Leptospira limi genome, one interval contains:
- a CDS encoding carbon-nitrogen hydrolase family protein produces MHNLYVPPYKILLFIVLFGVGYGSATFIKEHDMNLPSPKLEVPKSDFSFNFDFKFNFDFNFSKPEVDEEIQKPEKSWNDVTIQTNGTDRKYGNLVGIQLVLKPEDYVKEEWWRERIEETLIKGKSSGIFDRKTIVIFPEHLGSGLVFLNEKSRFLSSDTLEEALKTKGENFTIKDLLLSKAELMSEVYVRTFSNLAKEFNVPILGGTIVLPNPKIVKGNLVLDPNGPLYNVAIPFSADGKLMEPIVKKSILTEDELKVYSAGETNQDRIWIVPGWKVAIFIGQDVFDSSLYSRLTGKAIDGLISPSAVFPKMKWSDKDLTDSNIWKQEGMPKYIKSTRAQDLVQVFLSGHLFENHWNGKTFNLRDFTFEDQVISVESPTILNLYF; encoded by the coding sequence ATGCATAATCTTTATGTGCCTCCTTATAAAATTTTATTATTTATCGTTCTCTTCGGAGTTGGATATGGTTCTGCAACTTTTATAAAAGAACATGATATGAATCTTCCATCTCCAAAGTTAGAAGTACCAAAATCTGACTTTAGTTTTAATTTCGATTTCAAATTCAATTTTGATTTTAATTTTAGCAAACCTGAAGTAGATGAAGAAATTCAAAAACCTGAAAAATCATGGAATGATGTAACCATTCAAACGAATGGAACAGATCGAAAGTATGGTAATTTAGTTGGAATACAGTTAGTACTAAAACCGGAAGATTACGTAAAAGAGGAATGGTGGCGTGAAAGAATTGAAGAAACTTTAATCAAAGGAAAATCTTCTGGAATTTTTGATCGCAAAACTATCGTTATCTTTCCAGAACATTTGGGTTCTGGCCTTGTTTTTCTAAATGAAAAATCTAGATTCTTATCTTCTGACACCTTGGAGGAAGCTCTCAAAACAAAAGGTGAAAATTTTACCATTAAAGATTTATTATTATCCAAAGCTGAATTGATGTCAGAAGTGTATGTCAGAACATTTTCGAATTTAGCAAAAGAATTTAATGTACCCATTTTAGGTGGGACCATTGTACTTCCAAATCCAAAAATTGTAAAAGGCAATCTGGTATTAGATCCAAATGGCCCACTTTACAATGTCGCAATTCCATTTTCTGCAGATGGAAAATTGATGGAACCGATTGTGAAAAAATCCATTCTTACAGAAGATGAACTCAAAGTATATTCTGCTGGCGAAACTAACCAAGATCGTATTTGGATTGTTCCTGGTTGGAAAGTAGCTATTTTTATTGGGCAAGATGTTTTCGATTCTAGTTTGTATAGTCGCCTAACAGGAAAGGCTATTGATGGATTAATTTCTCCATCAGCTGTGTTTCCGAAAATGAAGTGGTCAGATAAAGATTTAACGGATTCGAATATTTGGAAACAAGAGGGTATGCCTAAGTACATCAAATCGACAAGAGCGCAAGATCTGGTCCAAGTGTTTCTATCTGGGCATTTATTTGAAAATCACTGGAATGGAAAAACTTTCAATTTAAGAGATTTTACTTTTGAAGACCAAGTGATTTCGGTAGAAAGCCCTACAATCTTAAATTTGTACTTTTAA
- the prfA gene encoding peptide chain release factor 1 — translation MIDRLKKIQEKYLRIEDELAKATASDTLKNLSKERSRLTPVYTKADEYLRITKDCQDAKSLLESENDPDMHSMLKSEIEEGEKKLEELAKELEIMLLPPDPNSGKSILVEIRAGTGGEESGLFCADLFRMYNKYADKKGLRTEIIDMSPTGIGGYKEIVFSLDDDRAYDLFKFESGTHRVQRIPETESGGRIHTSAVTVAILPEAEEKEVEIRDSDLRIDVYRSSGAGGQHVNTTDSAVRITHIPTGIVVASQEERSQIKNRDKAMRVLRARIVDQMAETAKQSADALKKAQVGSGDRSERIRTYNFPQGRCTDHRIGFTSHNLPAIMEGDLDELIDALIQEDRSKRLAEAKA, via the coding sequence ATGATAGATAGATTGAAAAAAATTCAAGAAAAATACCTGCGTATCGAGGATGAGCTCGCCAAGGCCACCGCTTCGGATACTTTGAAGAATCTATCGAAAGAAAGATCTCGCCTAACGCCCGTATATACAAAAGCAGATGAATATCTAAGAATTACAAAAGACTGCCAAGATGCAAAATCATTATTAGAATCCGAAAATGATCCAGATATGCATTCTATGCTAAAATCAGAGATTGAGGAAGGGGAAAAAAAATTAGAGGAACTTGCAAAAGAACTCGAAATTATGTTATTACCTCCCGATCCAAACTCTGGAAAAAGTATCCTTGTCGAAATCCGTGCTGGAACGGGTGGAGAAGAGTCGGGATTGTTTTGTGCAGATTTGTTTCGTATGTATAACAAATATGCAGATAAAAAAGGCCTACGTACAGAAATCATTGATATGAGCCCGACGGGGATTGGTGGTTATAAAGAAATTGTATTTTCATTGGATGACGATAGGGCATATGATTTATTTAAATTTGAATCAGGAACACACCGCGTACAACGGATTCCTGAAACAGAATCAGGTGGAAGGATTCATACTTCTGCTGTAACTGTTGCTATTCTTCCTGAAGCAGAGGAGAAAGAAGTTGAAATTAGAGATAGTGACCTTCGAATCGACGTTTATCGTTCGTCAGGTGCTGGTGGTCAGCATGTTAACACAACAGATTCTGCTGTAAGGATCACACATATTCCAACTGGAATTGTCGTTGCTTCTCAAGAAGAACGTTCTCAAATTAAAAACCGTGATAAAGCAATGCGCGTATTACGAGCTAGGATTGTCGACCAAATGGCTGAGACCGCCAAACAAAGTGCAGATGCATTAAAAAAAGCACAGGTCGGATCGGGTGATAGGTCCGAACGCATTCGGACTTATAATTTTCCACAAGGACGTTGTACGGATCATAGGATTGGATTTACGAGTCATAATCTCCCTGCCATAATGGAAGGAGATTTGGATGAATTAATCGATGCATTAATCCAAGAAGATCGGTCTAAACGATTAGCAGAAGCCAAGGCATAA
- a CDS encoding Rossmann-fold NAD(P)-binding domain-containing protein, with protein MTSEKNIKTSLGPTLHQIDEGLWEIDLTNLRIFFGLSILSRTIGEEIGNLLQSLPGDLAFTYKINPNINHELVDMHIQHVQVFARAGILKDWVLFREEFEENLRFVFGSFQQQSIAKKIHPEFYGEDPNRNSTIALLFPFDTDFIHPSGYYILMERVQSQSRIGDFFLRITIDSREDGCLNLKNIPHEVVSDVHSRTYIAGASKISESLSNGIINVAQKGETFYEEENSHFSKVFSQIEKTPLGKLSNINFYWEEQYRNLILSSDPSVSLSILKKLFLLLEDSSASKKIKEGNTLRAIIGKTSIYVDLSRLDRVLNFSFNQKRTLVDPSFYLKRMPILETIANGKGHKFSFEGINIFLIHHITSEIISLIETFRRLKANSLNVAFVKYGGNIPPVYLDILLDIPTETFYMAGLEFKLTKNNTPYYGVSPLYSDFEIHTNFRHKLEEAKLGFFDAMRRLSTYLFLNQLLQLVEKKEKIILIEDGGYVAPVLNEFALNDVTLGEVLSEYWVECKNKSLLDRKFSEILKEHVIGSVEHTRNGFDRLTKIRDEKKSLVIPAYSIAVSKEKTLEESKEVARSIINAIENTLHGIGKVLSKRKILILGAKGNIGGFLKKYLIGGSLHESNLDVLEVDRKFEIESTYVKKSFHTIAETEFSKIDFVIGVTGESILQPKDFETWILESEHKQLFLASGSTKTIEFANFIQWTNELNTSEKPKLKDKNLSITFLRILDPQTQMDLGSKIIFKIPEMNLEKEIYLISDGSPVNFLFFGVPTESMDPIISQLASVSLGMVNQYKTKKLPSPELYAVDHQIDIWGNLL; from the coding sequence ATGACTTCAGAAAAAAATATAAAAACATCTCTCGGGCCAACTCTTCATCAAATTGATGAGGGATTATGGGAAATTGACTTAACCAATCTTCGGATTTTTTTTGGACTTTCCATCCTGTCACGGACGATTGGTGAGGAGATTGGAAACTTATTACAATCGTTACCAGGTGATTTAGCATTCACTTATAAAATTAATCCAAATATCAATCATGAATTAGTGGATATGCATATCCAACATGTTCAAGTATTTGCAAGAGCTGGAATTTTAAAAGATTGGGTATTATTCAGAGAAGAATTTGAAGAAAATTTACGATTTGTATTTGGATCTTTCCAACAACAATCGATAGCAAAAAAAATACACCCAGAGTTTTACGGTGAAGATCCAAATAGAAATTCAACTATAGCATTATTATTTCCATTTGATACTGATTTTATTCATCCATCTGGATATTATATACTGATGGAAAGAGTACAAAGCCAAAGCCGAATTGGAGATTTTTTCCTCCGTATAACGATTGATTCACGAGAAGATGGATGTTTAAATTTAAAAAATATCCCTCACGAAGTTGTAAGTGATGTACATTCTAGAACGTATATTGCTGGTGCATCGAAGATAAGTGAATCCCTAAGTAATGGAATTATCAATGTTGCTCAGAAAGGAGAAACATTTTACGAAGAGGAAAATAGTCATTTTAGTAAGGTATTTTCCCAGATTGAAAAAACACCTCTGGGGAAATTATCCAATATAAATTTTTATTGGGAAGAACAGTATCGTAATTTGATTTTAAGCTCAGATCCAAGTGTTTCATTATCTATCTTAAAAAAACTCTTTTTGCTTTTAGAAGATTCATCAGCATCTAAAAAAATAAAAGAAGGGAACACCTTAAGAGCAATCATTGGAAAAACATCAATTTATGTAGATCTCTCTCGGCTCGACAGAGTTTTAAACTTTAGTTTTAATCAGAAAAGAACTTTAGTAGATCCAAGTTTCTATTTAAAAAGAATGCCGATATTGGAAACCATTGCCAATGGAAAAGGTCACAAATTTTCATTTGAAGGCATAAATATATTTCTCATTCACCACATAACGTCTGAAATCATTTCCTTAATAGAAACCTTCAGAAGATTGAAGGCGAATTCATTAAATGTTGCTTTTGTTAAGTATGGTGGAAATATTCCTCCAGTTTACTTAGATATATTATTGGATATTCCTACAGAAACGTTTTACATGGCTGGTTTGGAATTTAAACTCACGAAAAATAATACACCCTATTATGGAGTATCTCCTCTTTACAGTGATTTTGAGATTCATACAAATTTTCGGCATAAATTGGAAGAGGCGAAGTTAGGTTTTTTCGATGCTATGCGAAGATTGTCTACCTATTTGTTTTTAAATCAATTATTGCAACTTGTTGAGAAGAAGGAAAAAATCATTTTGATTGAAGATGGTGGTTATGTTGCTCCAGTTCTTAATGAATTTGCATTAAATGATGTTACATTGGGAGAAGTTCTTTCTGAATATTGGGTCGAATGCAAAAACAAATCATTACTTGATAGAAAATTTTCGGAAATTTTAAAAGAACATGTAATTGGATCTGTCGAACATACTAGAAATGGTTTCGACAGACTCACAAAAATTAGGGATGAGAAAAAATCTCTCGTTATACCTGCCTATTCAATTGCAGTTTCAAAAGAAAAAACTTTGGAAGAATCCAAAGAAGTAGCACGTTCCATTATTAATGCAATTGAGAATACATTACATGGAATTGGTAAAGTTTTATCGAAAAGAAAAATACTCATCCTTGGAGCAAAAGGTAATATTGGCGGATTTTTAAAGAAATATCTAATCGGAGGTTCTTTACATGAATCAAACTTAGATGTTTTGGAAGTTGATCGAAAATTTGAAATAGAATCAACGTATGTTAAAAAATCATTTCATACAATTGCTGAGACAGAATTTTCTAAAATCGATTTTGTCATTGGTGTAACAGGTGAATCTATTTTACAGCCAAAAGACTTTGAAACTTGGATATTGGAGAGTGAACACAAACAATTATTTTTAGCTTCAGGTTCGACAAAAACAATTGAATTTGCAAACTTCATTCAGTGGACAAATGAATTAAATACGAGTGAAAAACCTAAATTAAAAGATAAAAATCTTTCCATTACATTTCTAAGAATATTAGATCCACAAACACAAATGGATTTGGGTTCTAAAATTATTTTTAAAATTCCTGAGATGAACTTAGAAAAAGAAATATACCTAATCAGTGATGGAAGTCCTGTTAACTTTTTATTTTTTGGTGTACCAACAGAATCTATGGATCCGATTATTTCGCAATTAGCAAGTGTCTCTTTAGGAATGGTTAACCAATACAAAACAAAAAAACTTCCCTCTCCGGAGTTATATGCAGTTGATCATCAAATTGATATTTGGGGAAACTTATTGTGA
- a CDS encoding NUDIX domain-containing protein, giving the protein MSKHGFFQITQKLFLRDGNSLLVLRDQKSGHGDLPGGRMNEDEFFEDWMVSVYREINEELGENIKIEVNPRPIFVHKHMVNEGNFPCIIIAYEAKLIQGNVQLSDEHDYMEWVNIHSFDPKKLFSEYMLDAVQLYLNQYA; this is encoded by the coding sequence GTGAGTAAACACGGTTTTTTTCAAATTACCCAAAAGCTCTTTTTAAGAGATGGAAATTCTTTATTAGTATTACGTGATCAAAAATCTGGTCATGGTGACCTCCCTGGTGGAAGGATGAATGAAGATGAATTTTTTGAAGACTGGATGGTAAGTGTATACCGAGAAATTAACGAAGAATTGGGTGAAAATATAAAAATTGAAGTAAACCCAAGACCAATTTTTGTTCATAAACATATGGTTAATGAAGGAAATTTCCCTTGTATCATTATCGCATATGAGGCTAAATTAATACAAGGGAACGTTCAATTATCAGACGAACATGATTATATGGAATGGGTAAACATTCACTCATTTGATCCCAAAAAACTTTTTTCGGAGTATATGTTGGATGCTGTCCAACTTTATTTAAATCAATATGCATAA